In the genome of Paenibacillus sp. FSL R5-0766, one region contains:
- a CDS encoding MgtC/SapB family protein: protein MEVEYLMRVLIAGICGVLIGYERKNRMKEAGIRTHFVVAVGAALMMIVSKYGFQDQAGWDNLSLDPSRIAAQVVSGVGFIGAGMIFTQRHTVRGLTTAAGIWATAGMGLAVGSGLYWTGAGVTLLIVVAQMLLHRPTRWLVSARTETLTIHLQNEGEALKTVLALLGQEKISVIGFKTEQQTSTDSVEETVLEFTLQLPGSYRGEQLIILLQDVPHVRSAELK, encoded by the coding sequence ATGGAAGTGGAATATTTGATGCGTGTACTCATAGCTGGAATATGTGGTGTGCTAATCGGATATGAGCGGAAGAATCGAATGAAAGAAGCGGGAATCCGTACTCATTTTGTGGTCGCCGTTGGTGCTGCCCTGATGATGATTGTATCGAAATACGGATTCCAGGATCAGGCTGGCTGGGACAATCTGTCCCTTGACCCTTCAAGGATCGCTGCACAAGTCGTTAGCGGTGTGGGGTTCATTGGAGCGGGCATGATCTTCACACAGCGTCACACGGTCAGGGGATTAACCACAGCAGCTGGCATATGGGCTACGGCGGGCATGGGACTTGCCGTGGGTTCAGGTCTGTATTGGACGGGTGCGGGCGTGACACTGCTTATTGTCGTGGCACAGATGTTACTGCATAGACCCACACGCTGGCTGGTATCCGCCCGAACAGAGACGTTAACCATCCATCTGCAAAATGAGGGAGAGGCCCTGAAGACTGTTTTGGCACTGCTGGGGCAGGAGAAGATATCAGTCATCGGATTTAAGACAGAACAGCAAACAAGCACAGACTCCGTGGAAGAGACTGTGCTTGAGTTCACGTTGCAACTGCCGGGTTCATACCGGGGCGAGCAACTGATTATTTTGTTACAGGATGTGCCTCACGTTCGATCTGCTGAGTTAAAATAA
- a CDS encoding Cof-type HAD-IIB family hydrolase, with amino-acid sequence MKLFATDLDGTLLNIDSQISPENAAAIQKAQQSGMKVTIATGRVYSDVVTISREGGIKTPIIGSNGATIHDADGERLFHLPLERDTAASVMQWLEDHDVYYEASTQQGIYAPRSSHETLLAEMERVLGSNPGEDIARMIRSIKKHYDKKDYHRVNSHLEIPAEAYIYNIMAFSMNPDKVKTGREYFASRSDVAMVVSFEHNFEMQHPDVSKGNALTKLAAHLNISMEDTVAIGDNFNDVSMLKMAGLGIAMGNGEPEIQALAKAITLTNVEHGVAHAIECLLEGKPVSRPETTVGEGQ; translated from the coding sequence ATGAAATTATTTGCCACAGATTTAGATGGAACTTTGTTGAACATAGATAGCCAGATTAGCCCGGAGAACGCCGCAGCCATCCAAAAGGCCCAGCAATCCGGTATGAAGGTTACCATTGCTACAGGACGCGTCTATTCCGATGTTGTGACCATCAGCCGCGAAGGCGGAATCAAAACCCCAATTATCGGCTCTAACGGAGCGACAATTCATGATGCAGACGGTGAACGTTTATTCCATCTTCCGCTTGAGCGTGATACAGCAGCTTCCGTCATGCAGTGGCTGGAAGATCATGATGTCTATTATGAGGCTTCAACGCAACAAGGCATCTATGCCCCGCGTAGCAGTCATGAGACCTTGCTCGCCGAGATGGAACGTGTTCTTGGTTCGAACCCTGGTGAGGACATTGCACGCATGATTCGCTCCATCAAGAAACACTATGACAAAAAAGACTACCACCGCGTAAACAGCCATCTGGAAATTCCGGCAGAAGCCTACATCTATAATATTATGGCCTTCTCCATGAATCCGGACAAAGTAAAGACAGGACGAGAATACTTCGCATCCCGATCCGATGTCGCCATGGTTGTATCCTTTGAGCATAACTTCGAAATGCAGCACCCGGACGTATCCAAAGGTAATGCACTCACCAAACTGGCGGCTCACCTGAACATCTCCATGGAAGATACAGTAGCGATCGGTGATAACTTCAACGATGTCTCCATGTTAAAAATGGCAGGACTCGGCATCGCCATGGGTAATGGCGAACCCGAAATCCAGGCATTAGCCAAAGCCATAACGCTAACCAATGTGGAGCACGGTGTTGCCCATGCCATTGAGTGCCTGCTTGAAGGTAAACCGGTATCCCGCCCAGAAACGACTGTCGGAGAAGGTCAGTAA
- a CDS encoding DeoR/GlpR family DNA-binding transcription regulator produces MFQEERMQLIVEHLRKHNRISADDIVSLFDVSRDTARRDLIKLEEQDAIIRTRGGAILPPPPQEFRSYKDRLLDVSEEKRAIGKLAAAIVRQGEIIILDSSTTVQACAENLNGKSCTIITNSIHSADLLSNHTAVQIRLLGGKVDKEQRYVYGTSVIETLSHYYVDKAFIGIGGITMDGFSASEEEGKIKHQMMKAAKKVVVLADQSKFDRRYGYRFADWSLVDVLITDQWPTKEWLVFLAEQQVEILIPEPTDDKEL; encoded by the coding sequence TTGTTTCAAGAAGAACGAATGCAGCTCATTGTTGAACATCTACGCAAACACAATCGCATCTCAGCCGATGATATTGTCTCCTTGTTTGATGTATCACGGGATACTGCACGCAGGGATCTGATCAAGCTTGAGGAACAGGATGCCATTATCCGAACACGTGGCGGCGCGATTCTCCCCCCTCCTCCGCAAGAATTCAGATCCTACAAAGACCGTTTACTCGATGTATCTGAGGAAAAGAGGGCCATCGGCAAACTCGCTGCGGCCATTGTAAGGCAAGGCGAGATCATTATTCTGGACTCTTCCACGACTGTGCAGGCCTGTGCCGAGAACTTGAACGGCAAATCCTGTACCATCATTACTAATTCGATTCATTCCGCTGATCTTCTCTCCAATCACACTGCTGTCCAGATTCGTTTGCTCGGAGGCAAAGTAGATAAGGAACAACGTTATGTCTACGGTACCTCTGTTATCGAGACCCTCTCCCACTATTATGTAGATAAAGCCTTTATCGGTATTGGCGGTATCACCATGGATGGCTTCAGCGCTTCCGAAGAGGAAGGGAAAATTAAACACCAAATGATGAAAGCTGCCAAGAAGGTTGTTGTTCTTGCAGATCAATCCAAGTTTGATAGACGTTATGGTTATCGTTTTGCCGACTGGTCATTGGTGGATGTATTGATTACGGATCAATGGCCAACCAAAGAATGGCTTGTTTTTCTAGCCGAACAACAGGTTGAGATTCTCATTCCTGAACCAACAGATGATAAGGAGTTGTAA